The following nucleotide sequence is from Capricornis sumatraensis isolate serow.1 chromosome 5, serow.2, whole genome shotgun sequence.
AAAAGAGCAGATGAACCAGGGTGAGGTTGCGGGGGGCGGCGGGGAGCAAGGGCTGGGCCAAGGGTCAGCGGCTGCCCCTCAGGCCCAACACTCAGGGGCTGCAGCTGGGAACCTGGGGTCCACCCAGAGCACCCCCAGCCCCAATTTATCTCCGGGCTCCCCCTCCTCAAGCCCGATCCAGGAATGCTGTGGTTTCCTGCTGGCGCCTCTGGTAGACTCCACTGCCACCCCCCCTCCCTTACCCCCCCCCACGCTGCACTAATGGCTCAGCCTGGGGCCCCAgggacctccccaccccccccagaCTGCTCTGCCAGCCCCCTTGCCCCCTCACCGCTGAAACCCAATCCTCTGCAGCAGCTCCGGCTCAGCCAAGCAGCCTCCAGCAGAGCTGCCCTGCTTGCCACATCGGCTGCACCCTACCTGGTCTCTGCCACGGAGCAACCCCCGCACCCTGAGGCCCATCACTGTGCCCAGCGGGGCCACCACCTGGGACCAGAGGAGGCCAAGGGGACCCTCCTTCGGATAGGACAGCCCATCTCCCCAGGCCAGTGCCTCTGCCTCGCCTCTGCCCTCCTTGACGCACCCCTGCATGACCCTTCCCAACCCTTGACTGACCCTCTTGCCTGCCCCCCTGCGCCCCTGCACCTCCACCCCGGGGGCTGCAGCCATGAAGCCCCCCACGGGCCCAGAGGAGGCCCGGCTGCCCGCCTCGGACATCCGCGCGTTCGCCAGCAGCTGCACCATGCACGGGCTGGGCCACGTCTTCGGCCCGGGGGCCCCGCCGGTGCGCCGGGGGCTGTGGGCCGCCGCCGTGCTCCTGGCCCTGGCCACCTTCCTGTACCAGGTGGCAGGGCGGGTGCGCTACTATGGCGAGTTCCACCACGAGACGGCCCTGGAGGAACGTGAGAGCCGCCGGCTCACCTTCCCGGCCGTCACCCTGTGCAACGTCAACCCGCTGCGGCGTTCACGCCTCACGCCCAATGACCTGCACTGGGCCGGGCCCGCGCTGCTGGGCCTGGAGCCTGCCGAGCATGCCGCCTACCTGCGCGCCCTGGGCCGGCCCCCCGCGCCCCCCGGCTTCATGCCCAGCCCCACCTTTGACGTGGCCCGGCTCTATGCCCGGGCTGGGCACGCCCTCGAGGACATGCTGCTGGACTGTCGCTACCGAGGCTGGCCTTGCGGGCCCGAGAACTTCACCACGGTGAGCTGTCCGCGCCAGCCTCCCCCAGAGCCAAGGGTCCTGGACAGCCGTGCCATGCCAGGGGCCAGGGCTCCCCTCCCTTTGCCTCAACAGTGCCTTTCTGTTCAGCCCAAAAATTGGTCCTTCTCAGCCCCCTCCCAACCCTCAGCTGGACCGCAGAGGGCAAGGTCACACTGGGGGCGCTGGGGGCCCTCACCCAGGCTGGCTCTGGGCCCAGGTCTGGTCTGGGGAAAGCCTGCTCCTAGGGAGTTGGGGGTGTCTGGTGTGCTGGGCCAGGGCCCCCTGCTTCTCTGCCAGCAGGGAGGGGGCTTGGTTTCCCTCTGCCTCTTCTGCCAGACCTGAAGGAGGGCAGCTGGGACCCTCTTCCTTTTATTCCAGTCTCCAAAGAAACACTTGTCCTGCGGGCTGTGCTCAAGGCCTGCGGTGAGGGTGAGGCATGGGGGTGATGGGAGCTGATGAGGGTCCAAGTCCATGTGCCAATGGAGGGAGGGTCTGGAggcatgaggcttccctggtggctcagctatcaggtaaagaatctgtctggagtgcaggagacccaggtttgatccctgagtcgggaagatcccctggaagaggagatggtctacccactccaaaattcttgggcttccctggtggctcagctggcaaagaatccacctgcaatgcaggagacctgggtttcataactgggtcgggaagaccccctggaggaaggcatgcaacccactccagtattctgggctggagaatcccatggacagaggagcctggcgggctatatacggtccatggggtcgcagagtcggacacgactgaagcgacttatcacacACGTTGGGGCATGAAAATGCAGGCTTCAGTGTTCAAAGAGAGCGCCAGATAGAGGCCAGGGAGGGTCCTCGTGCTGGCCTTGAGAAAGGGCCGGCTGGCCCCCGGAGACGCCTGtcccctgcccttcccccagATCTTCACGCGGATGGGCCAGTGCTACACCTTTAACTCTGGTGCTGATGGAGCCGAGCTGCTGAGCACCCCCAAGGGTGGCATGGGCAACGGGCTGGAGGTTATGCTGGACGTGCAGCAGGAGGAGTACCTGCCCGTGTGGGGGGACGTGGGTACGGGGAGGGGAGCGTGCAGGGGGGCGTCCCGGGAGTGGGCCCACGTGGAGCCAGGCCTGTCCTTTTCCTGTGGGAAGGGGTGGAGTTAGCTGGTCACAGTCCTGGAGAGAGGGGGCTGCAGCAGGGGGGGCCCTGGGACCTGGGCCTCAGGACTCAGGGTCCCCCTCTTCCTGCAGAGGAGACCCCGTTTGAGGTGGGAGTTCGAGTGCAGATCCATACCCAGGAGGAGCCGCCACTCATCGACCAGCTGGGCTTCGGGGCAGCCCCTGGCTACCAGACTTTCGTGTCCTGCCAGAAGCAGCAAGCATCCTCCCTGAtgcccctaccccacccccccagACCCCATCCCAGCTCCTCACACCTGCCCCAGGGACCTCACTGCCCCCCAGGGAGCCTCCTTAACCCGCTGCCTCCAGCTGAGCTTCCTGCCGCCGCCCTGGGGCGACTGCAGCTCTGTCTCTCTGGACCCTGACTTTGAGCCAGAAGCGCCTGGTCCTCTGGGTACCCCCAGCCCGGGCCTCAGCCCTCCGTATAGTCTAGTGGGGTGTCGCCTGGCCTGCCAGAGCCGCTATGTGGCCCGCAAGTGCGGCTGCAGAATGGTGCACATGCCGGGTGAGGGGGGGCCTCAGAGGAGGGGGTACGGGGAAGCAGGGGTCCTGGGGGCCGCTCCTGAAGCTGTCTCCTGCCCCTGCCGTGCAGGCAGTGCCCCAGTGTGCAGCCCCCAGCAGTACAAGGACTGTGCCCACCCGGCGCTGGGTAAGGGGCGAGCTTCCCCCGCAccccggccccacccccaccccggctccGCCGGCGACCCGGATCCCGGCGCCGGCCCCGCGAAGCGGGAGGCCCTGACCCGGGCGCCTGTGGCCGGCAGATGCCCTGCTGCGGAAGGACGCGTGCCGCTGCCCCAACCCGTGCGCCAGTACTCGCTACGCCAAGGAGCTCTCCATGGTGCGGATGCCCAGCCGCGCCGCCGCCCGCTACCTGGCCCGGAAACACAACCGCAGCGAGGCCTACATCGCGTGAGCCGGGCGGGGCCCTGGAGGCGGGGCGGGCCCCCTCCTCCGGGCAGAACCTCCGTGCGCACCCAGGGCTGGGAAACCCAGCTACCCAACGCTCCCCGGCTCCGGGGGCTCTGGGCAAGAGCCTCAACCTTCCTGCCAGCAACTGGCACTAGGGGTGTCCAGCAAAcactctcctcctccagggagaacGTGCTGGTGCTGGACATCTTCTTCGAAGCCCTCAACTATGAGACGGTGGAGCAGAAGAAGGCCTACGAAATGTCCGAGTTGCTTGGTGTGTCTGCGCCTGCTTGCAGCTAGAGCCCTGCGGCCCGGAGGGAGGCGTGGGCAGGGCAGACAGCTGTGGGCTGACCGGGTGATCCCGCCTCCACAGGGGACATTGGGGGCCAGATGGGACTGTTCATCGGGGCCAGCCTGCTCACCATCCTGGAGATCCTGGACTACCTCTGTGAGGTGGGTGGGCCTGGGCCCCAGCTAGGGGAGGGGGAGTCAAGCCACAGCATCGCGGTGTGGGGTCCACCTCCAGCGCTGCTTGTCCCCAGGTGTTCTGGGACAGAGTCCTGGGTCGTCGCTTCTGGAACCGAAAGCGCCCCCAGAGGCCCTCCAGCGCCAATCTGGTAACAGTCCCCCGAATCCCCACTCCTGCCATCGCCACTGTGGGTGCTCAGCCCCCTCATAAGTGTAGAACACCATCCCTACCCAGCTGAAAGACAGGGGAGGGCAGTGATCCTGGCTGGTCCCTGGTGGGGGGAGACCCCTccatccccgcccccacctctgaccctctccctcctctcacaGCTTCAGGAAGGGCCGGGCAGCCATCGGACCCAAGTTCCCCACCTCAGCCCAGGCCCCAGGTAACAAGAAATGGCCtcctgaggtcaggaaggaggGCAGAGCTTAGGTCTgggagggcaggggccaggcAGGACCCAGCGCTGCGGTCTGTCTCCCCAGGCCTCCCACCCCCTGCTCCGCTGTTGCCAAGACCCTCTCTGCCTCCCACCGCACGTGCTACCTCGTCACCCGCCTCTAGACGCGGGGGTGCGGATGCGGTCTGCACCCTGACACCCTGGATGTGACCAACCCACCTGCGTCTTTGCCGCCTTCACCCCAAATAAAGTTCTAGCGCATCAACCTCCGCTGCCGTTCCTCTTACAGGCCGACTGGCCTGGCCACCCTCAGCCCTACTCAGCCCCAAGAAGGCCCCTGCCCGCCATCACCCAGCAGACACGGTGTCCAAAACGTCAACCCCCCAGAAATCTATGAGAGAAGCGCGCTGGGAGGGCAGGGGTCACTGCGCCTCCGTGTGAGTTTTGTCAAACCGACATCTCAGAGGCAGGCAGACCCGAGGCAGCGCTAGGACGCACCCCTGGGGTCCTGTCAGGGAAGGGCGGGCGGGAGGCTCTTATCTGGAGCCCCCCGAGAAGTGGGGGAACAGGCGGCGGGAAGCCAGAGGGGCAGCCTGCTCCTAGGAACCGGACTGCTGTCCTGTTTGAGGCGGTCATGACTTTTTCTCACATTAGGGACTGAGTGCTGATACGGCTCcccatctccaggggaacctctCTTTGCTTCCCCAGCCTCCTGCAAGAGCGAAAGGCCCCAGCTTGGGGTTGGGGGCCGGGGGGGatccccttcccacccctgccaGGAAGCACACGCCCAGACCTGCTTTCCCTGCACCTTCTCTGTACCCTAAGTGTTGGAAAAGGACAGATtagggagcagggctgggggggCTCCCAACCAAGGCTGTGGGTCTCTCCCGGCCCAGCCTGCAGGCCTAGGTGTGGGGGATGAAGACGGAAGAAGAGGGGCGGGTACACAAGGGACCAAAGAGCCATCAAGAAAGGCCCGCCCTCTGCTCCCCATTTCTGGTGGTTGCTCCCCATTTCTGGTGGAAGCCCATCCTTGCCTTCGGACACTGGCAGCCTCACTCCCCAGGACCAGCCCCTCCTGGGCAGAGGAGGAAGGGACAGGGACGAGAGCACACGAACCACTGCGTGCACACACGTGCAGACGCAGCATTGCCTCCCGCCCCCAGCATAGATACGTGGGGTGAGCGTCACAGCCTCTAAGCCCCAGCCTCTGGCCACTTACAGTAGCAGAGCACGGGCGGGACAGTTAGGCAGCTGGGGCTGGAAGCAGGGTGACAGAGAGTGATCCAGCAAAGCAGAGGCTCTCCCCGCAGcactgccccgccccgccccagagCCGCGCCACCACCACATCAGCCAGACGGTGGGAAAGGAGCCaatttatgaaattaaataaagtCCACGGAGGGAGTGAAGACCACGGGTGAGGGCACCTCCACCCTGGCTGGCCCAGCACAGCTGGAGCTCGGCACACGGCGCATCCCTGCCTCTCACCCCCTCCCCAGAGGGGGCGTCAATTgggccaggcccccagccctggaGCCTAGGGGGGGCAGAAGTCGGAAAAGTAGGGGTGCTGCAGGGCCTCCTCCGCCGAGATGCGCTGGACTGGGTTACACTTGAGCAGGTTCTGGATGACAGGAGGAGGCGAGATGGGTTCAGACCTGGAGGCCTTGGGCTACCCCAGTCCACACCAGCCCCAACAAGTGTGCTGGCCGCCCTCCCACGCTGCCCTTCATCACCTGCAGCAGGTCCCTCCCTGTGGCATTGAGCTTGGGCACGACGTTCACCAGGGAAGTTGTGGCTGGGTACATTGGGTAGGGCTGTGGGGGGGGCAGGGAGAGTCAGACCAGGGGTGCAGGAGTATGGAGACTGCCAGGGCCAGACACTCGGGGGGAACCACGCATGACCCCCGCCCCCTCGCCCCCTTGCCCCATCACACCTTATAGTCTGGCAGCTTGGTCATGGCGGGCCACTGCTCCTCGGTCGGCGTGCCCAGGAGTGTGTCCACGGGGTCAAGGGCCACTCAGGTGGAGGAAAAGGGTGAGGGGTTCTCTCCCCGGGAAAGGGAGGTTCTGCCTacgcacccccaccccagccctcctcaCTCCATCCCCTAGTTCATGAGACAAGCAGACCCCCAGCCCACACCACCCTCATGCGCAGCCTCAGCTGTGTGCTGTTCTAGCAGACCAGATACTTGACAGCCATGATTAACTACTTTGACTGAAGCCCTGAGGTCCGTGGCCCCAGGGAGGCGGTCACCTTCCCCCTCTATCACCTTCCTGCTCCTTTCTGCTCACTCACCCTAAGAATTCAgctctcagctggggaggagcgAGCCCTCCCTGCCTACCAGCCACACCAGCTAGCAGCACACACCTGCCCCATGACCTCCAGGGTGCTCACCACCCTCTGCCCTCAGGACAAGCCCGGAGGTGCCCCCAGTCCTGGCCCCGCCCCTCGCTGCCCTCCCTGCCTGCACTCTGAGCCCTGGGGGGGCTTCCAGATCCcctcccaggggctgggaggcGGCGTGAGGTGAAGGGAGATGGAAGGATATCGGAAGATCCTCTTCAGCTGGTCATCTACGTCATTGCCAGGAAAGAGGGGCCGCCCAGCGTTGGCCAGCTCTGGGGGAGAGGCGGGGGCAATATGAGAAGAAGCCCTCACccctgtgccccccacccccaccgcaggGGCCCCACACCCTTCCCAGGAGAGTACCCTCCACTTCAATGGGAGAGCGCCTCCGCAGAACCCAGAAACATCACCTGCGAAGATGCAGCCGGCTGACCACATGTCGATGGACGTGGAGTACAGCTTGGCCCCAAAGAGGACATCGGGTGGGCGGTACCACAGCGTGACCACCTGGAGAAGAAGACCCCGCCCACAGGAACCCCCAGTTAGAGATGGAGGAGAGTGCCCAGACAGGagtcctggaggaggagctgagcgATGCTCGTTGGGGACCCCCTCCCTTGCTCCCCATATCCCATCCTCACCCCCACAGCTCACCTCAGCTGAGTAACAGCGAACGGGGATCCCAAAGGCGCGAGCCAAACCGAAATCAGCCAGTTTCAGCTCCCCATTCTGGGGATCGGGCGGGGGAGACAGGCATGGAGAGGGGCTCTTCACAGTCTGAGGGAAGGCCCCCTGCTCCCACCTTCCTGCCTGGcttccccaccctgccccggCCTCCCAGacgccctgccccctccccagaggTACCCTGTTGATGAGCAGGTTCTGAGGCTTCAGGTCCCTGTGCAGCACATTTCGGCTGTGACAGAAGCCCAGGCCTTTCAGCAGCTGGAAGAGGAATgactgggggcggggcagggaggaggTCATCAGACCCTCTGGATGGGACGTGCACGCTGCGGGGAATCATGGGCCCTGAAACCCCAGCCGTCTTTCAGCACCAAGCTCAGGGCAACTCACCCCTTCACTACTGAGGACCTTCTTTGTACTCTGCTGGGTACTCGAAATGAACGCCGAATGAGGGAGCCCTGGTCCCCATCTTTCTGGAACTGGCAGCTGGGTGGGGCTTCCTGCCTTCCCATCCCACACCGCTGTCTGTCCCCTACCTGGCCTCAACTGAACATGGACATCATAACCATCCATGTGTATACTGTGCTGTGTTATCGTTTAtcattcttaagagtcccttggacagcaaggagatcaaaccagtccatcctaaaggaaatcaaccctgaatagtcactggaaggactgaggctgaagttccaatactctggccacctgatgcaaagagccaactcattggaaaagaccctgatgctgggaaagatggagggcaggaggagaaggggatgacagaggatgagagggttggatggcatcaccgactcaatggaatgagtttgagtaaactccaggagatagtgaaggatggggaagcctggtgtgctgcagttgatggagttgcagagagtcagacaggactgagcagctgaacaacaacagtcatCAAGCACTTATTTTCCTTGGAAACTTGGAAGGGCACTcgggcctagaacagtgcctggcacacagcattCAATAAGAATCTGTGGGATTAATGAATCTCTCTTGGAACCTCATTTCCCCACCTCTCAAATGTAAATCCTATCACTGACATCAGACTTCCTTTCAGGTTAAAGCGGTCGCATGAAAATGATCACTAAGACGGAGGCTCCTAGAAGCAGAAACGGTTTTCTCCTCCCCTCGTTCCCTGAGTGTCTCCATGTGGGGCCTGGGAACATGTTCACTGAATACAGAGTCCAACTCCAGCCTCAACGAGCTCCCAGGAAACCGGTTTCCTTACCTTCACAATTTCAGGATCTAGGTCACCATTGCAGCTGTCGAAATACTTCTTAAGGTCCTGAAaaaggaatgggggtgggggatgggacaGAGATGAACCTCAGCTGGGGTCCCTGTATCCTCCCAAGGCTACTGGCCCTTCAGCCCCCCTTTCACCTGGTCACAGAACTCAAAAACCAAAGTCAGCTTCTTGTCGCTGTGCAGGACGTCATGGAGCCTGGGGAGAAGCGAGGACTTGGGCAGGCAGGGCCACAGCCCACACCTAAGAGCTCAATATCAGCCCAGCACATCTCTGAAGCCCCCACCTCCTCTGACCCAGCCCACCCACACACCTGACGATGTTCTTGTGCTTCAGCTCCTTGAGTAGGCAGATCTCCCGAAGGGCAGAACTCGGCACGCCCTACACGTTGGAGGGGCCAGGTGGCCACAGTCACATCCCACCcagcccaggcccccagcccctccctggccctGGCGCCCAAGTCTTACCTCGTCATCGTCATCCAGCCTCACCCGTTTCAGAGCCACGATCTCATGAGTCTCCCGGTTTTTGGCCTTGAACACTGTTCCGTAGGTGCCTAGAAGAAGGAGGGGAGGAGTAGGGAAAGGATGGGGTACACTTTCCCAACTCAGGAAGCCCCTGCCGGGACAGCAAGCAGCATGGGAGTGTGTTATTGCTGATACTGGAGGAGCAAGGGAAGAGATGTGGGGTAAAGGTTGGGCACGGCAGAGAGCTCTGTGTGTGGTGATGTGGCAAAGAGGTGCCTGCAGATGGCTCAAGGGTGTCTCCAACAGGCAGAGGCTGCAGGGACCAGGTGAGGAGGTCTATCACAAAGGCCGAGCTTCTGGGGTCTGAAAATAGGGAGCAGGGGTCTGGGAGAGGAATAAGGGCCGGCAGGAACGAAGAGGTTGGAGGTTTGCAGAGAGAActgaggctgggggtgggtgAGGTTGTGCAAGAGGTGCTGAGGATGGAGAGGAAATGCAGGACGTGTGGAGGTCGGGAGGTGGGTCACTGGGAGTGCTAAGGTGGGGAGGTAGGCGTCCATGGGAAACGCTAGCAGGGGGAGGACTGCTGTCTGCACGGAGCGTTGAGCTCGGGGGCCAGGGCTGCAGCCAGTGCTGAGGTCGGAATCTGTGGGTATTGCTGACGGTAGAGGAGCCAGGGCTGCAAGGAATGCTGAAGGGTCTGCAGAAGAAGATTTTGCAGGAGCATCTCGCGGTCCCATTACCTTCCCCAATCTTCTCCAGTTTCTCGTACTTCTGCATCCCGGCAGCCGCGCGAGGACCCTTGCGGGCCCTGGGTTCTAAGACTCCGGGCCCGGTGTTGCAGAGGAGGCGGTACCCCAGCCTCCGGGCCCTGCCCCGCCCTCCCGCCTGCGCATGGGCTTCTGGGGCTTGTAGTCCTAGGACGCCAGGTGTCCAAGTAGCGCCAGGGGCCGTAGGCAATAAGAAGACTACAATCCCCAGCAGGCTGCGCTCGGGCTCGCTGCAGCTCCTGCCTCCCGGGGACTCCGGTTCCACCGCGGAGGCCACCCTTGGACTTCAAGTTCCAGGAAGCTCTGCGTGTCCGCTTTCCCGGCTCCCCACAGTCGCGCGCGGCTCCCAGGATGCCCCGCTCGGGTATCCCTTTCAGTGATTACTCGCTTCTTTCGGAAAAGAGTCTCTCCGGGACTACATGTTCCAGAAtgcagcaggggtgggggcggtggtgggGTGTGGTGGAGGGGCTCTTTCTAGAGTCTGGGCTTTGGCAGCCTGCCTCCCGAGCCCAGGTGGCCCTGGCTCTGCCTGGGTTGATGGTGTTGAGCTTCCAAGACCTCCTGACACTCCCATAACTGGTTCGAACCTCTCCCTGGGCCGTACGGTGAGCTCAGGATTGCCTGGGGGATGGCTCTGAGCCATATCTTGCCGATGATGACTTCACAGGGGCCAGCTGCCCGCAAGGCTGGAAAGAGAGACAGGTGTGCCCCACTGGAGGTTGGATTCACCATACGCCAGAgacctctctctccccttttgtgGTCTCGGAACCCACCCGACTCCAGCAGTTCGCTCCACCCTGATATTCCGAGGCAAGCTGGCGCACTGGGGAAGTGTacccaccctctcccaccccaccttACATAGCCCCGGACCACTGGAGTCGGCCAAGGGTGTGGCCCGAGAGCTGGCAGGTTGGTTACCGCCCTCAACAGACAGGACAGACAGAAGCTACACTTGAAGCGGCCTTGACCTCATCCCTTAAGGAGTTGATTATAGATTTATCTTGTGGCTTCTCTCTAATTGTCTCATGATTGCATTCATGAGGGCTGTGAACTGGATGAAAACTGCCCTCAAACAGCACTCCTCGGCGCCGCCGGAACCGACGTTGGGGCTTAAACAGTTTGTTAATTAACTCGTTTATGTCTGACCGTTTTCTGCGTACACAATGCTGTCCTTCCCTCGGTGGCAGACTCTCAGAAGCGAAACAGATTCGCTTATCTGGAAGACTTTATAATTTGAGAAAACAAGAAATAGATCTTTAAATGACAGGTGATGACTATGAATAGGGTTCGAGAAGGGAGGGCACGGCAGGGAATCTCTCCGAGGCAGAAGTCCCCCGGTTCGGAAAGACTTAACTCAGCACAGAGTAATGGGTATCCACCCCGCGCCGCCATCACCGGTCTTCGACCCCACCCCCGTCCTCCTGGCAAAAGACAGGGGCTTTCTTGGAGGCACTGGGGACAAGTAGGGGTGGAAGGCTGAGGCTGCCTGCGGGCGCAGAGGGACTCTTGACCCCCGATGCATTGATATTTCAATTTCCTCCGAATTGCCTGATAGCTTGGtgcctcttttatttttcctgcctgGGATCCCTAGGATGAGGCGGGCTTCCTTTCCGCCTACAGGGGCCAAATGAAGCTCGGAGACGGCGTCTCCAGGCACCCGAGCTCGTTGCGGGGAAGCGCTGGGCGGCCGCCTCACGCCGCGCTGAGGGTCAAACCAGGGGCGGCCTCCTCGGCTCTGGGATCCGGGCGCCGCGCAAGCCTTGGCAGCGCGCCTCCGCCCCCTGGGTCTCGGCCCCACTCCCCGCCTCCTGGCCCGCCGCGCCGGGGCCGCGCCGGGGCCGCGCACGGTGCGCCGGGGCGCGCGCACGTAGGGGGCTGGCCTGCCCGCGACGCGGGGGAAAGTTGAGTTCGGAGAAGTTGGGAGCGGCGGGGGGCACGCCCCGAGGTGGGCCCAGGGGAAGCCGCCGGGAGCGCGCGAGGGCTCCAGAGCCGGCGGGGAGAGAGACCCCGAGACCCCTGGAGCGCCAGGTCCAGAGGAAGCGGGTAAGCTGGGAGGTGGCGGCGGGGGAGGGCCGGGGCCGccgagagaggaagggagggggaaggaaagggGGGAACTCGGAGCGGGGAGGGAGTGGAAGTGCAGGAAAGGGCGGAGACTGGGGCGCGGGTACGCGAGCTTTTGGGGGAGAAGGATGGGGAGGCGAGCGGAGTGATTGCGGGTCGGAAGCGGGGTCTAGAGTCCGCTTCTTCGAGTTCCCTAAAGCGAGGGTGCCGCGCCCCCTGCCACCGGGAGGGGGTACTCTCTGGGAGGCGCCGCCGGCCCTCCCGAACCCGTGCAGTACTCCAGACGACACCCTTCCCGTGCCACCCCCTACTCTAGCCTTAAGGCCCGTCCAGGGCGCCCTTGCCTAAGAGTTGCCCCGAGCTTCAGCCTCTGCCCCCCAATCTCGGGCTTGGGAAGCGGAGCCAGGAATGGGGGTGGCGGGTCAGGTCGGGACAAGGGGTCAGGCCGGAGAAGGAGCAGCTGGGTGGGGATGGGAAAGACGAGCCCGGGAGAGTGCGACCTAACTCCTGGCGGGAATGGGAGGAGGGGCGCTGGCTGGCCCGGGTGGGGAgctctgtgctgagtgtgggGACACGGCGCTGACCTGCACTCTAGGGTCCACTTTCTCGTCCTCCCTAAGCTCCCCGGTCCCACCAGCCCCACGTCAGGAGAGCGGTGGAATGTGTGAGTCCACTTAAGGGGGGAACGGCGGTGGTGATTAATGCCCATGTGGGGGTCCGGAGTGCTAATCCTCCGGGCCGGTCGGGGCTGGTCCCTGGAATGTGCCCCCACCGCGGATTATCGACACCGATGCTCTGGACAGAAGCAGCTTTGTGTTCTGTGGACGGcgcggtgggggttgggggaggtagAGGGAGGAGGGCGGGGGAGGACGGAGGAGCACACCGAGAGCCCAGCCTGGAAGTGGGAGCGGGGCACCGGCAGGTGCCAGGCACTCCCTCACAGACCGGGTTGTCTCCTCCAGTGCCGGGCGCCCCGACAGCAGACTTGCCCTGGCTCAGAGCCTGCTAAGGGGGGAGCTGAAGAGAGCACTCAGCTGAGCTGGAATGCCCGGCTAGGGGCATGTGTGGCTCCAGGCTCCCCACCCTGGACCGACCTATATTGTTTGACCCTACACTGACCTGTGTCACCCCTGAGTTGGCCCTAAATCCGGTAACCCTGACCACCACCGCCCACCCCCACCAGCGACACACCGGGGAGCTCAGTTCTCTTGCCATCACAGAACAACCCCCTACTAGGAACGGGTCCCCCCCAGTATCCTGGTCAGCTTCCCTAACCGCAGCCCTTCTGCTGGCCTCCTTCCGCGCCCGGCGCCCTCCCCAGACGCCCCTACAGTCACAGTCAGGAGGGCGTCAGCCCGGCTGCTCAGATTTTCCTAGCCGCGGGTTTGGGGAGGGGAAGCACTGAGACTGCCCCCAGGGCAGAACCTCGGGATTTCTGTGCCCCCTCCTCCCCGGGCGTCACGTGCCCCTCCCCCAGTATAAAGCGCTGCCGGGCCAGTGCCGCCCGCCCGCCCTCCCACTGCCAGAGTGGAGCTGggctcccgcccctcccccaggagcctcctcctcctccatttcggggctgggctttttttttttttcggaggAGGGGGGCACAGGACAGCAGCCCCCTTTGCGGGCTGCTCTGGGCTCTCTCCAGGGCTCTGTCTGCCTTCCTTCATCCCCCCTTGCCCTGGCCGGGCCTGGgtctcaccccccacccccatacaCCCTCTCGGGTCTCAGCCCCCTCTGCCAGCTGTGACcagccccctccacccctcctgcACTTCTGGCTGGGCCTgtcctccctcttcctctgtctccccacGCTGACCTCTGCTGCTGTCTCTCCAGGTCTGGGCCTGACGCCTTcctgctcccccagccccaggggtctcccaccctctgctctct
It contains:
- the CDK5 gene encoding cyclin-dependent kinase 5 isoform X1; its protein translation is MQKYEKLEKIGEGTYGTVFKAKNRETHEIVALKRVRLDDDDEGVPSSALREICLLKELKHKNIVRLHDVLHSDKKLTLVFEFCDQDLKKYFDSCNGDLDPEIVKSFLFQLLKGLGFCHSRNVLHRDLKPQNLLINRNGELKLADFGLARAFGIPVRCYSAEVVTLWYRPPDVLFGAKLYSTSIDMWSAGCIFAELANAGRPLFPGNDVDDQLKRIFRLLGTPTEEQWPAMTKLPDYKPYPMYPATTSLVNVVPKLNATGRDLLQNLLKCNPVQRISAEEALQHPYFSDFCPP
- the ASIC3 gene encoding acid-sensing ion channel 3, which codes for MKPPTGPEEARLPASDIRAFASSCTMHGLGHVFGPGAPPVRRGLWAAAVLLALATFLYQVAGRVRYYGEFHHETALEERESRRLTFPAVTLCNVNPLRRSRLTPNDLHWAGPALLGLEPAEHAAYLRALGRPPAPPGFMPSPTFDVARLYARAGHALEDMLLDCRYRGWPCGPENFTTIFTRMGQCYTFNSGADGAELLSTPKGGMGNGLEVMLDVQQEEYLPVWGDVEETPFEVGVRVQIHTQEEPPLIDQLGFGAAPGYQTFVSCQKQQLSFLPPPWGDCSSVSLDPDFEPEAPGPLGTPSPGLSPPYSLVGCRLACQSRYVARKCGCRMVHMPGSAPVCSPQQYKDCAHPALDALLRKDACRCPNPCASTRYAKELSMVRMPSRAAARYLARKHNRSEAYIAENVLVLDIFFEALNYETVEQKKAYEMSELLGDIGGQMGLFIGASLLTILEILDYLCEVFWDRVLGRRFWNRKRPQRPSSANLLQEGPGSHRTQVPHLSPGPRPPTPCSAVAKTLSASHRTCYLVTRL
- the CDK5 gene encoding cyclin-dependent kinase 5 isoform X2 → MQKYEKLEKIGEGTYGTVFKAKNRETHEIVALKRVRLDDDDEGVPSSALREICLLKELKHKNIVRLHDVLHSDKKLTLVFEFCDQDLKKYFDSCNGDLDPEIVKNGELKLADFGLARAFGIPVRCYSAEVVTLWYRPPDVLFGAKLYSTSIDMWSAGCIFAELANAGRPLFPGNDVDDQLKRIFRLLGTPTEEQWPAMTKLPDYKPYPMYPATTSLVNVVPKLNATGRDLLQNLLKCNPVQRISAEEALQHPYFSDFCPP